The sequence CTTCTCCAGTCTCTGCCTTGCCTCTTCTTCCTGCTGCCTTGCGAGATTGGAAAATTCTTTTACCCACGCACCGGGATTGCCATCTTCTATCTTTGCGGCAAGGTGGAGGCATTGGCCGATGGATGCCCCCCCTGTCTGGCAGGAACCAAGCTGACGAATCAGTTGAAAATCCATTTCTTTGTCTTGAAAACCCTGCACCCGAGTAGCACTGCGTTCTAACGATCCCATAGCATCTCCTGTGTTTTATGAAAAAAGCAACAAAGAGAGTTTGTCACTTACCGTAGAGAGAGTCAAGCCTGGACGTAAAGAATTGAGAAGAATGCACATTCCGCAGGGAAAGCAACATGGCACAGAAAAAGTATCCATTTGATCACCACCGGCTTTCAATCACTACCATAAACCGGCTCGCTATAACCTGGCCAGCATCAGCATTGTGAACTGAAATTGAGGATCAGATAGGACTTTTCCTTTCATTTAGATAACTAATAACTTATCCTGCAAGAGTGTTAAGGTTCCAAACGCGCAAGCCACGAAAGCTTCGTATTTTCATTTGGGCCAGTCCATTTAGGAGATCATCCCATCATAAAGCTGCGTATTGCTCCTTACAATAGTCACAAAGGATTTTCTCACTTCAACCAGCGCACGATACTATGCCTGGATAGCATCTCCAACCACGCCGTTTTGAGTGCGGAACTTGAACTACGATGAAAACCCGATTTATCAACGGCAACACTCTCCAGTTGCTGACAAACGGCGCAGCCTACTTCATGGCCCTTGAGCAGGCCATTGATACCGCGCGGAATATTGTTCCCCTCGAGACCTACATCTTTGCCGACGACGAAACAGGCAGACGCATAGCTGCAGCTCTGACACGGGCCGCAAAGCGTGGGGTGACAGTGCGTGTCCTGGTGGACGGCTTCGGCTCAAACAAAATATTCGACATTATACGTCGGCAGCTCTTAAGCGACAAGGTGCAGGTGCTGATTTACCACCCAAAGATATCTCCCTTCACTATGAGTCGAAACCGTCTGCGGCGACTGCACCGTAAGCTGGTAATGATTGACTGTCATCTGGCCTTTATCGGAGGCATCAACATCATTGACGACATGAACTCCCCAGGGGATCTGCCGACCCGCTACGATTATGCAGTGCGCATTGAAGGCCCCCTGCTGGGGACGCTAGTAAGAGAGAACGAAAGGTTGTGGAACAGGATAGCCCTGCTCAATTTCAAGTTGGAATGGCGAATTCGACCACTCCCTATACCCCAAGCCGTTGCCTCTGGCAAGCAGCGTGCCGCTCTGGTGGTACGTGACAATTTGCGCCACCGTTTCGATA comes from Desulfocapsa sulfexigens DSM 10523 and encodes:
- the clsB gene encoding cardiolipin synthase ClsB, with amino-acid sequence MKTRFINGNTLQLLTNGAAYFMALEQAIDTARNIVPLETYIFADDETGRRIAAALTRAAKRGVTVRVLVDGFGSNKIFDIIRRQLLSDKVQVLIYHPKISPFTMSRNRLRRLHRKLVMIDCHLAFIGGINIIDDMNSPGDLPTRYDYAVRIEGPLLGTLVRENERLWNRIALLNFKLEWRIRPLPIPQAVASGKQRAALVVRDNLRHRFDIEDAYLDAINRAQKEIIIVNAYFFPGKRFRRTLRLAAGRGVRVILLLQGRMEYALLHYASRALYGAFLDAGVEIYNYRKSLMHAKVGVIDGQWSTVGSSNIDPFSLLLAREANVIVDDSQFAEELHASLRQHIEDGALKVDQDSWYGQPLWRRIINWSAYGVARLLLGLAGLRSKSY